A window from Acidimicrobiales bacterium encodes these proteins:
- a CDS encoding helix-turn-helix transcriptional regulator, giving the protein MDSFTVGQASDLLGVSSDTVRRWIDNGELPALRSSGGRRRIAGEELARFLTKRAGSPSQPPVAESARNHFPGLVTKVTKDKVMAQVEMLAGPFRVVSLMSREAADELQLAPGVMAVASVKSTNVVIEVPDMKKKEGM; this is encoded by the coding sequence ATGGACTCGTTCACGGTCGGCCAGGCGTCTGACCTGCTCGGGGTGAGCTCGGACACGGTGCGGCGCTGGATCGACAACGGCGAGCTCCCTGCGCTCCGCAGTTCTGGTGGCCGCCGCCGGATCGCCGGCGAGGAACTGGCGCGCTTCCTGACCAAGAGAGCGGGGTCACCTTCGCAGCCCCCGGTCGCTGAGTCGGCGCGGAATCATTTCCCGGGGCTGGTCACCAAGGTCACCAAGGACAAGGTGATGGCGCAGGTCGAAATGCTGGCCGGCCCGTTCCGCGTCGTGTCCCTGATGAGCAGGGAGGCGGCCGACGAGTTGCAACTCGCTCCGGGCGTGATGGCTGTCGCTTCGGTGAAGTCGACCAACGTAGTTATCGAAGTTCCGGACATGAAAAAGAAAGAGGGAATGTGA